In one Spirochaetaceae bacterium genomic region, the following are encoded:
- a CDS encoding Rieske 2Fe-2S domain-containing protein — AGAPSTAAVSAVRGGGAAAAAAGGDVSRRGFLSWITAGWLAFGALTTGTLIGTVRFLFPNVLFEPPQTFRAGFPEEYTVGDVSTRFKDQFAVWIVRTPTEIYVLSTVCTHLGCTPNWLSGEQKFKCPCHGSGFRKTGINFEGPAPRPLERYRVALADDGQILVDKTRKYQWEKGEWTDPESFLAV, encoded by the coding sequence GGCCGGAGCACCGTCCACGGCGGCGGTGAGCGCGGTCCGCGGCGGCGGAGCGGCCGCGGCGGCCGCGGGCGGCGACGTGTCGCGGCGCGGCTTCCTGTCCTGGATCACCGCCGGGTGGCTGGCGTTCGGCGCCCTCACCACCGGCACCCTGATCGGGACGGTGCGCTTCCTGTTTCCGAACGTGCTGTTCGAGCCGCCGCAGACGTTCCGCGCCGGCTTTCCCGAGGAGTATACCGTGGGCGACGTGTCGACCCGCTTCAAGGATCAGTTCGCCGTCTGGATCGTGCGCACGCCCACCGAGATCTACGTGCTGTCCACCGTCTGCACCCACCTCGGCTGCACCCCCAACTGGCTGTCCGGCGAGCAGAAGTTCAAGTGCCCGTGCCACGGCAGCGGATTCCGCAAGACCGGCATCAACTTCGAAGGTCCGGCGCCCCGGCCGCTGGAGCGCTACCGGGTGGCGTTGGCCGACGACGGCCAGATCCTGGTCGACAAGACGCGCAAGTACCAGTGGGAGAAGGGTGAGTGGACCGACCCCGAGTCGTTCCTGGCGGTGTAG